One part of the Alligator mississippiensis isolate rAllMis1 chromosome 3, rAllMis1, whole genome shotgun sequence genome encodes these proteins:
- the RFESD gene encoding Rieske domain-containing protein isoform X3, producing MPREKDAPWLVRADDFPFTFASRASRAQEVPPQPPAALKAAPGRRSPRAGSGHCGSQRARATWPPGPASALGEGPTPPHGAGGTCVQASHVTTTVRVTWPGVSPTHGRAWLLSGGAAASRCPPPTPGVSLPSFYSSVTHEAPKPKGNMTTSCLHQTSWREEDIKRSQRVIASVNGREVVVFYYEKKFYALDSRCYRYQWTAMHYLSLA from the exons ATGCCCCGAGAGAAAGACGCCCCTTGGCTGGTCAGAGCCGACGACTTTCCTTTCACATTCGCGTCTCGCGCTTCCCGTGCTCAGGAGGTGCCACCGCAGCCCCCGGCAGCGCTGAAGGCAGCCCCGGGAAGGCGCTCGCCGCGCGCGGGCTCCGGACACTGCGGCTCTCAGAGAGCCCGGGCCACGTGGCCGCCGGGACCCGCCTCCGCCCTGGGGGAGGGGCCAACCCCGCCTCACGGCGCCGGAGGCACCTGCGTCCAAGCGAGTCACGTGACCACAACGGTACGTGTCACGTGGCCCGGTGTTTCCCCCACCCACGGAAGAGCCTGGCTTCTGTcaggtggtgctgctgcttcgaggtgccccccacccaccccggggGTG AGCCTTCCATCCTTCTACTCATCTGTGACACATGAAGCACCAAAACCtaaaggaaatatgactacatcctgcttgcaCCAAACAAGTTGGAG AGAAGAAGATATAAAAAGATCCCAAAGGGTAATTGCCAGCGTGAATGGTAGAGAAGTTGTTGTTTTCTACTATGAAAAGAAATTTTATGCCCTGGACTCTCGCTGTTATC GATATCAATGGACAGCCATGCATTATTTGTCCCTGGCATAA
- the RFESD gene encoding Rieske domain-containing protein isoform X1 yields MPREKDAPWLVRADDFPFTFASRASRAQEVPPQPPAALKAAPGRRSPRAGSGHCGSQRARATWPPGPASALGEGPTPPHGAGGTCVQASHVTTTVRVTWPGVSPTHGRAWLLSGGAAASRCPPPTPGVSLPSFYSSVTHEAPKPKGNMTTSCLHQTSWREEDIKRSQRVIASVNGREVVVFYYEKKFYALDSRCYHAGGPLQLADIEDINGQPCIICPWHKYKITLATGEGLYQEVDPTEPSATPKWKSKGVKQRIHRVIVDNGNVYVTPPDLSVSFDSDFYADKYKKTGGSIEKK; encoded by the exons ATGCCCCGAGAGAAAGACGCCCCTTGGCTGGTCAGAGCCGACGACTTTCCTTTCACATTCGCGTCTCGCGCTTCCCGTGCTCAGGAGGTGCCACCGCAGCCCCCGGCAGCGCTGAAGGCAGCCCCGGGAAGGCGCTCGCCGCGCGCGGGCTCCGGACACTGCGGCTCTCAGAGAGCCCGGGCCACGTGGCCGCCGGGACCCGCCTCCGCCCTGGGGGAGGGGCCAACCCCGCCTCACGGCGCCGGAGGCACCTGCGTCCAAGCGAGTCACGTGACCACAACGGTACGTGTCACGTGGCCCGGTGTTTCCCCCACCCACGGAAGAGCCTGGCTTCTGTcaggtggtgctgctgcttcgaggtgccccccacccaccccggggGTG AGCCTTCCATCCTTCTACTCATCTGTGACACATGAAGCACCAAAACCtaaaggaaatatgactacatcctgcttgcaCCAAACAAGTTGGAG AGAAGAAGATATAAAAAGATCCCAAAGGGTAATTGCCAGCGTGAATGGTAGAGAAGTTGTTGTTTTCTACTATGAAAAGAAATTTTATGCCCTGGACTCTCGCTGTTATC atgcaggaggtccttTACAACTCGCCGATATAGAG GATATCAATGGACAGCCATGCATTATTTGTCCCTGGCATAAATATAAAATTACCTTGGCAACAGGAGAAGGATTGTATCAAGAAGTTGACCCTACGGAGCCATCAGCCACACCAAAATGGAAATCCAAAGGAGTAAAGCAAAGAATTCATAGGGTTATTGTAGACAATGGAAATGTTTATGTGACTCCTCCTGACTTATCTGTCAGTTTTGACTCTGATTTCTATGCAGACAAATACAAAAAGACTGGAGGGTCCATtgagaaaaaataa
- the GPR150 gene encoding probable G-protein coupled receptor 150, which yields MLAPRAPEGREAGLWRWGGSRRWVEKFQARSLRCVCVRTAHPPAGPGGGRAPPYAAGKRRPSSRFPTKLAGPGAAMEEPFSPEPPPAASNLSSGIVSAPGGRWAPPSEQARVAAAAAVLLLAVAGNGLVLHRLRGCCGSGRRRRRKMDFLIAHLALADLYGCGLSLLAPELLAAAPWPAGDAACRLLRLLQGSGPAASAHVLVLLALERQHVVSRPARPPLPSRALAALGWGLALLLALPHAFAFGLAAAPGGARCLCTLERPPRWPARLFAAYGAVSGFLAPAALLAWAYGRIVLAAGQQQRPGPELGPPAPMPRARVKTLQLTLVLMALFALCRLPRCLLQLGRALGAARGGPPATLRIVAAANSALNPFAYLLFQSQRPWARRLQRSLCPAAPAPPCCRRCCLRLDGPARRRAPHRPRPRPPPQPQPAGDSGL from the coding sequence ATGCTCGCACCTCGGGCGCCTGAGGGTAGAGAAGCGGGattgtggaggtgggggggaagccgTCGCTGGGTGGAGAAATTCCAGGCACGCTCGctgcggtgtgtgtgtgtgcgcacagccCACCCTCCCGCGGGGCCAGGCGGCGGCAGAGCCCCTCCATATGCGGCGGGGAAGCGCCGGCCGTCCTCGCGCTTCCCAACAAAGTTGGCGGGCccgggggcagccatggaggagcCCTTCAGCCCAGAGCCGCCGCCGGCCGCCAGCAACCTCTCGAGCGGGATCGTGTCGGCGCCCGGCGGCCGCTGGGCCCCTCCCAGCGAGCAGGCGCGGGTGGCGGCGGCGGCCGCCGTGCTGCTGCTCGCCGTGGCGGGCAACGGGCTGGTGCTGCACCGGCTCCGCGGCTGCTGCGggagcgggcggcggcggcgccgcAAGATGGACTTCCTCATCGCGCACCTGGCGCTGGCCGACCTGTACGGCTGCGGCCTGAGCCTGCTGGCGCCCGAGCTGCTGGCCGCGGCCCCCTGGCCGGCGGGGGACGCCGCCTGCCGCCTGCTCCGCCTGCTGCAGGGCTCGGGCCCGGCCGCCTCGGCACacgtgctggtgctgctggccctggagcggCAGCACGTGGTGAGCCGGCCCGCGCGCCCGCCGCTGCCCTCCCGCGCCCTGGCCgcgctgggctgggggctggcgctGCTGCTCGCCCTGCCGCACGCCTTCGCCTTTGGgctggcggcggcgcctggcggcGCGCGCTGCCTCTGCACCCTGGAGCGGCCGCCGCGCTGGCCCGCCCGGCTCTTCGCCGCCTACGGGGCCGTCAGCGGCTTCCTGGCGCCTGCCGCGCTCCTGGCCTGGGCGTACGGCCGCATCGTCCTCGCCGccgggcagcagcagcgcccggggccggagctggggccGCCTGCGCCCATGCCCCGCGCGCGGGTGAAGACGCTGCAGCTGACGCTGGTGCTGATGGCGCTGTTTGCGCTGTGCCGCCTGccccgctgcctgctgcagctcggCCGCGCCCTCGGGGCGGCACGGGGCGGGCCGCCGGCCACGCTCCGCATCGTGGCGGCAGCCAACAGCGCGCTCAACCCCTTCGCCTACCTGCTCTTCCAGAGCCAGCGGCCCTGGGCGCGCCGCCTGCAGCGCAGCCTCTGCCCTGCCGCGCCCGCCCCAccctgctgccgccgctgctgcctGCGCCTCGACGGCCCGGCCCGCCGCCGCGCCCCgcaccggccccggccccgcccgccgccccagccccagcccgccgGCGACAGCGGCCTCTGA
- the RFESD gene encoding Rieske domain-containing protein isoform X4 encodes MDSHNSTKEADKVETDPLVYVGREEDIKRSQRVIASVNGREVVVFYYEKKFYALDSRCYHAGGPLQLADIEDINGQPCIICPWHKYKITLATGEGLYQEVDPTEPSATPKWKSKGVKQRIHRVIVDNGNVYVTPPDLSVSFDSDFYADKYKKTGGSIEKK; translated from the exons ATGGATTCACACAATTCAACCAAAGAGGCTGATAAAGTGGAGACTGATCCTCTTGTCTATGTTGGTAGAGAAGAAGATATAAAAAGATCCCAAAGGGTAATTGCCAGCGTGAATGGTAGAGAAGTTGTTGTTTTCTACTATGAAAAGAAATTTTATGCCCTGGACTCTCGCTGTTATC atgcaggaggtccttTACAACTCGCCGATATAGAG GATATCAATGGACAGCCATGCATTATTTGTCCCTGGCATAAATATAAAATTACCTTGGCAACAGGAGAAGGATTGTATCAAGAAGTTGACCCTACGGAGCCATCAGCCACACCAAAATGGAAATCCAAAGGAGTAAAGCAAAGAATTCATAGGGTTATTGTAGACAATGGAAATGTTTATGTGACTCCTCCTGACTTATCTGTCAGTTTTGACTCTGATTTCTATGCAGACAAATACAAAAAGACTGGAGGGTCCATtgagaaaaaataa
- the RFESD gene encoding Rieske domain-containing protein isoform X5, which yields MTTSCLHQTSWREEDIKRSQRVIASVNGREVVVFYYEKKFYALDSRCYHAGGPLQLADIEDINGQPCIICPWHKYKITLATGEGLYQEVDPTEPSATPKWKSKGVKQRIHRVIVDNGNVYVTPPDLSVSFDSDFYADKYKKTGGSIEKK from the exons atgactacatcctgcttgcaCCAAACAAGTTGGAG AGAAGAAGATATAAAAAGATCCCAAAGGGTAATTGCCAGCGTGAATGGTAGAGAAGTTGTTGTTTTCTACTATGAAAAGAAATTTTATGCCCTGGACTCTCGCTGTTATC atgcaggaggtccttTACAACTCGCCGATATAGAG GATATCAATGGACAGCCATGCATTATTTGTCCCTGGCATAAATATAAAATTACCTTGGCAACAGGAGAAGGATTGTATCAAGAAGTTGACCCTACGGAGCCATCAGCCACACCAAAATGGAAATCCAAAGGAGTAAAGCAAAGAATTCATAGGGTTATTGTAGACAATGGAAATGTTTATGTGACTCCTCCTGACTTATCTGTCAGTTTTGACTCTGATTTCTATGCAGACAAATACAAAAAGACTGGAGGGTCCATtgagaaaaaataa
- the RFESD gene encoding Rieske domain-containing protein isoform X2, translating to MPREKDAPWLVRADDFPFTFASRASRAQEVPPQPPAALKAAPGRRSPRAGSGHCGSQRARATWPPGPASALGEGPTPPHGAGGTCVQASHVTTTVRVTWPGVSPTHGRAWLLSGGAAASRCPPPTPGVSMDSHNSTKEADKVETDPLVYVGREEDIKRSQRVIASVNGREVVVFYYEKKFYALDSRCYHAGGPLQLADIEDINGQPCIICPWHKYKITLATGEGLYQEVDPTEPSATPKWKSKGVKQRIHRVIVDNGNVYVTPPDLSVSFDSDFYADKYKKTGGSIEKK from the exons ATGCCCCGAGAGAAAGACGCCCCTTGGCTGGTCAGAGCCGACGACTTTCCTTTCACATTCGCGTCTCGCGCTTCCCGTGCTCAGGAGGTGCCACCGCAGCCCCCGGCAGCGCTGAAGGCAGCCCCGGGAAGGCGCTCGCCGCGCGCGGGCTCCGGACACTGCGGCTCTCAGAGAGCCCGGGCCACGTGGCCGCCGGGACCCGCCTCCGCCCTGGGGGAGGGGCCAACCCCGCCTCACGGCGCCGGAGGCACCTGCGTCCAAGCGAGTCACGTGACCACAACGGTACGTGTCACGTGGCCCGGTGTTTCCCCCACCCACGGAAGAGCCTGGCTTCTGTcaggtggtgctgctgcttcgaggtgccccccacccaccccggggGTG agcATGGATTCACACAATTCAACCAAAGAGGCTGATAAAGTGGAGACTGATCCTCTTGTCTATGTTGGTAGAGAAGAAGATATAAAAAGATCCCAAAGGGTAATTGCCAGCGTGAATGGTAGAGAAGTTGTTGTTTTCTACTATGAAAAGAAATTTTATGCCCTGGACTCTCGCTGTTATC atgcaggaggtccttTACAACTCGCCGATATAGAG GATATCAATGGACAGCCATGCATTATTTGTCCCTGGCATAAATATAAAATTACCTTGGCAACAGGAGAAGGATTGTATCAAGAAGTTGACCCTACGGAGCCATCAGCCACACCAAAATGGAAATCCAAAGGAGTAAAGCAAAGAATTCATAGGGTTATTGTAGACAATGGAAATGTTTATGTGACTCCTCCTGACTTATCTGTCAGTTTTGACTCTGATTTCTATGCAGACAAATACAAAAAGACTGGAGGGTCCATtgagaaaaaataa